In Leptospira wolffii serovar Khorat str. Khorat-H2, a genomic segment contains:
- a CDS encoding glucose 1-dehydrogenase gives MAKQFEGKVALVTGAASPRGLGRAIANTIARDGGDVVVVDLNKEQIEQAAAEIAKEFGVKTLGFPVNVTKPEDCDAAISAVKEKFGKLDFLVNNAGVLKDNLFIRMSEQEFDFVMDVNAKGVFLMTKSASKLLLKAPSGRIVNISSLSGLSGQPGQANYSSSKAAVIALTKVAAREFSGRNVLVNAVCPGYVQTDMTASLPEEVQKKLTDPMFIPLKRPGTQQEIANAVEFFLSDKASYITGTFLRVDGGAGIGM, from the coding sequence AGCTTTAGTTACCGGAGCCGCATCACCCAGAGGTTTAGGAAGAGCGATAGCGAATACGATCGCAAGAGATGGCGGAGACGTAGTTGTAGTAGACCTAAACAAAGAGCAAATCGAGCAGGCTGCCGCTGAAATCGCAAAGGAATTCGGGGTTAAAACCCTGGGATTTCCGGTAAACGTAACCAAGCCGGAGGATTGCGACGCGGCTATTTCCGCGGTAAAAGAAAAATTCGGTAAACTAGACTTCTTGGTGAATAACGCAGGAGTTCTAAAGGATAATCTTTTCATTCGCATGTCGGAGCAAGAGTTCGACTTCGTGATGGACGTCAACGCGAAAGGCGTTTTCTTGATGACTAAGTCCGCTTCCAAACTTCTTCTCAAGGCTCCTTCCGGAAGAATCGTAAATATTTCTTCTCTTTCCGGTCTTTCGGGCCAACCCGGACAGGCAAACTATTCCTCTTCCAAGGCTGCGGTTATCGCTCTGACCAAAGTGGCCGCTCGAGAATTCTCCGGTAGAAACGTTCTAGTCAACGCGGTTTGCCCCGGTTACGTGCAAACCGACATGACCGCTTCTCTTCCGGAAGAGGTTCAGAAAAAACTGACCGATCCTATGTTCATTCCTCTCAAGAGACCGGGAACCCAGCAAGAAATCGCAAACGCAGTAGAATTCTTCCTATCCGACAAGGCTTCCTATATCACGGGAACTTTCCTCCGAGTGGACGGCGGCGCCGGTATCGGAATGTAA